From one Phorcysia thermohydrogeniphila genomic stretch:
- a CDS encoding ExbD/TolR family protein, translating into MRIRETRKKLIADINLSPILDLSLMLVIFLAVTTEFISGGEIKVQVPKGGAAVVTTRDVVKIIVDKWGKIYYDGKVYSDPVKLIKHLPRNRPVFIKADRETPYLYVFSLLDTLRKSGIKKVSLVGQRVE; encoded by the coding sequence TTGAGAATAAGGGAAACAAGGAAGAAACTCATAGCTGACATTAACCTTTCTCCCATACTTGACCTATCTTTGATGCTTGTCATTTTCTTAGCAGTAACAACAGAGTTCATCTCTGGAGGAGAGATAAAGGTTCAGGTACCAAAAGGCGGTGCAGCAGTAGTAACTACGAGGGATGTGGTAAAAATCATCGTGGACAAGTGGGGGAAAATCTACTACGACGGGAAAGTCTACAGTGACCCAGTCAAACTGATAAAGCACCTGCCACGGAACCGTCCAGTATTTATAAAGGCCGATAGAGAAACGCCTTACCTTTACGTCTTCTCTCTCTTAGATACCCTCAGGAAATCGGGCATAAAAAAGGTCTCACTTGTGGGGCAGAGAGTTGAATAG